One genomic window of Motacilla alba alba isolate MOTALB_02 chromosome 1, Motacilla_alba_V1.0_pri, whole genome shotgun sequence includes the following:
- the RASL11A gene encoding ras-like protein family member 11A, with amino-acid sequence MRLPSMSQPFLLAPIAECPPGPPGAQVRLAVLGARGVGKSAMIVRFLTKRFIGDYEPNTGNLYSRLVHLDGDHVAVQIQDTPGCIQVQEDCVQVLDSLSRCVKWAEGFLLVYSITDYSSYQSVQPLYQHIRKVHPDARTPIIIVGNKADLLHARQVQAKEGLQLADELGSLFLEISTSEDSQGVCDVFQYLCKEVSKLQHAGSTDRRRSSIIPRPKSPNMQDLKRRFKQALSSKVK; translated from the exons ATGCGCCTGCCGAGCAtgtcccagcccttcctgctggcGCCCATCGCCGAGTGccccccggggccgcccggcGCCCAGGTCCGCCTGGCCGTGCTGGGTGCCCGCGGCGTCGGCAAGAGCG CCATGATCGTGCGGTTCCTGACCAAGCGCTTCATCGGCGACTACGAGCCCAACACAG GCAACCTCTACTCCCGGCTGGTCCATCTGGACGGGGACCACGTTGCCGTACAGATCCAAGACACACCGGGATGCATTCAG GTGCAGGAAGACTGCGTGCAGGTGCTGGACTCTCTGTCCAGGTGTGTGAAGTGGGCAGAGGGCTTCCTGCTGGTCTACTCCATCACAGACTACAGCAGCTACCAGTCAGTCCAGCCCCTCTACCAGCACATACGCAAGGTGCACCCCGATGCCAGGACTCCCATCATTATTGTGGGGAACAAAGCCGACCTCCTCCACGCCAGGCAAGTACAGGCAAAAGAGGGACTACAGCTGGCAGATGaactgggcagcctgttcttgGAAATCTCCACCAGTGAGGACTCCCAAGGTGTCTGTGATGTCTTCCAGTATCTTTGCAAGGAGGTCAGCAAACTACAGCATGCCGGCAGCACGGACAGGAGGCGGTCATCCATCATCCCTCGGCCCAAATCTCCCAACATGCAAGACCTAAAGAGACGTTTCAAACAAGCTTTATCTTCCAAAGTCAAGTAA
- the RPL21 gene encoding 60S ribosomal protein L21, producing the protein MTNTKGKRRGTRYMFSRPFRKHGVVPLATYMRIYKKGDIVDIKGMGTVQKGMPHKCYHGKTGRVYNVTQHAVGIIVNKQVKGKILAKRINVRIEHIKHSKSRDSFLQRVKENERKKKEAKEKGIWVQLKRQPAPPREAHFVRTNGKDPELLEPIPYEFMA; encoded by the exons ATGACGAACacaaagggaaagaggagggggaCGCGTTACATGTTCTCCAGGCCCTTCCGCAAGCATG GAGTGGTCCCTCTGGCTACCTATATGCGGATCTACAAGAAGGGTGACATAGTTGATATCAAG GGCATGGGTACTGTTCAAAAAGGTATGCCGCACAAGTGTTACCACGGCAAGACTGGAAGGGTGTATAATGTTACTCAGCACGCCGTGGGCATTATTGTTAACAAGCAGGTTAA GGGCAAGATTCTGGCCAAGAGAATTAATGTGCGTATAGAGCATATTAAACATTCCAAGAGCAGAGACAGCTTTCTGCAGCGtgtgaaggaaaatgaaaggaagaaaaaggaagcaaaagaaaaaggcatttggGTTCAGCTGAAACGTCAG cCTGCTCCACCAAGAGAAGCACACTTTGTGAGAACTAATGGCAAGGATCCAGAGTTGCTGGAGCCAATTCCTTACGAATTCATGGCATAa